From a single Aspergillus puulaauensis MK2 DNA, chromosome 2, nearly complete sequence genomic region:
- a CDS encoding beta-mannosidase (CAZy:GH2;~COG:G;~EggNog:ENOG410PGNW;~InterPro:IPR006102,IPR017853,IPR036156,IPR008979, IPR013783,IPR041447;~PFAM:PF00703,PF17786;~go_function: GO:0004553 - hydrolase activity, hydrolyzing O-glycosyl compounds [Evidence IEA];~go_process: GO:0005975 - carbohydrate metabolic process [Evidence IEA]), which yields MKIFQESLSKGWEFKDRDDSTQNPWMSVPAVPSVVQRDLIANKKLEDPYVGFNELKARWVNEKTWVYRRVLPQLEVPTGTAVALVFDGLDTFATVRLDGKAILESTNMFLGHRVDITEAVRASTEQRHVLEIEFDCAQLKARDLRSKDPVHKWEGFNGDLARLAVRKAQYHWGWDWGPVIMTAGIWRDARLEVYSARIEDLWPQTQLSSDHSTATVTAAADIEVVGSGAYTAVFRLTLRGQEIERQDIPVNGNGTARATFQVAQPELWWPNGYGAQTLYGVSVSLVGDGVENYDQVSKELGIRSAEVIQQPDKHGKSFYFRINGVDIFCGGSCWIPADGLLPDISAERYWKWVQLMAEGGQKMVRVWGGGVYEDDAFYKACDHLGVLVWQDFMFGCGNYPAWPELRESIQQEAVYNVRRLRHHPSIVIYVGNNEDYQVQEQAGLTYNYEDKDPESWLKSDFPARYIYEKLLPEVVAEMSPSTFYHPGSPWGDGKVTADPTVGDIHQWNVWHGTQEKYQIFDSLGGRFNSEFGMEAFPHLVTIESFIEHEADKHPQSHVMDFHNKADGHERRLATYLVENLRTATDLETYIYLTQVVQAEAMMFGYRGWRQQWGDERRCGGALLWQINDCWPTISWAIVDYYLRPKPAYYAVKRVMNSLAIGVRREHNDWSVVHAQPNNQSRYELWIVSDKQQVVQGAVELRFISVDSGKDLRPPVVREDIAIVANGTTTVIADGLLDHLAVPEPHVLAARLWVDDRVVARDVDWPQPFKYLDFADRGLEVTAKAGATDEEQILQISARKPVKCLVFEERDGVRLSDNAIDLYPGDQQTVTATGLRGDASPLKYRYLGDHV from the exons atgaagatattcCAAGAGAGCCTGAGTAAGGGATGGGAGTTTAAAGACCGTGATGACAGCACGCAGAACCCATGGATGAGTGTGCCTGCAGTCCCTTCTGTGGTGCAGCGGGATCTCATTGCAAATAAGAA GCTAGAAGACCCTTACGTAGGGTTCAACGAACTTAAGGCCCGCTGGGTAAACGAAAAGACATGGGTATACCGACGTGTACTTCCCCAGCTAGAGGTCCCCACTGGCACAGCAGTTGCCCTGGTGTTTGACGGCCTGGACACGTTTGCCACGGTCAGGCTTGACGGCAAGGCCATCCTTGAGAGCACCAACATGTTCCTGGGTCACCGCGTGGACATCACCGAGGCTGTGAGGGCTTCAACTGAGCAACGACACGTGCTAGAGATTGAATTTGACTGTGCCCAACTCAAAGCGCGCGACCTACGCAGTAAGGACCCTGTGCACAAATGGGAGGGGTTTAATGGCGACTTGGCACGCCTCGCCGTGCGCAAGGCGCAGTACCACTGGGGTTGGGACTGGGGCCCAGTCATCATGACGGCGGGAATCTGGCGTGATGCCCGCCTAGAGGTGTACTCTGCTCGCATAGAAGATCTGTGGCCGCAGACACAGCTGTCTTCAGATCACAGTACAGCGACGGTCACGGCGGCCGCTGACATCGAGGTAGTCGGCTCAGGAGCCTACACGGCTGTCTTCCGTCTCACACTGCGTGGGCAGGAGATTGAACGCCAGGATATCCCTGTGAATGGCAACGGTACTGCCCGGGCAACCTTTCAAGTCGCACAGCCGGAGCTGTGGTGGCCCAACGGATATGGTGCTCAGACTCTGTATGGGGTTTCGGTGTCGCTAGTCGGCGATGGCGTTGAGAATTACGACCAGGTTTCAAAGGAACTTGGTATTAGATCTGCGGAGGTTATCCAGCAACCCGATAAGCACGGCAAGTCATTCTATTTCCGAATCAACGGCGTGGATATCTTCTGCGGTGGTTCCTGCTGGATCCCAGCCGATGGTCTGCTTCCTGACATCAGCGCGGAGCGTTACTGGAAATGGGTCCAGTTGATGGCAGAAGGTGGACAGAAGATGGTTAG AGTCTGGGGAGGCGGAGTATATGAAGACGACGCGTTCTACAAGGCATGCGACCACCTGGGCGTCCTTGTTTGGCAAGACTTCATGTTCGGCTGTGGCAATTATCCTGCATGGCCCGAGCTGCGTGAATCGATACAGCAGGAGGCAGTCTATAACGTGCGGCGATTGCGACACCATCCGTCAATCGTGATATACGTTGGAAACAACGAAGATTACCAGGTCCAGGAGCAGGCGGGTCTGACTTACAATTACGAAGACAAAGACCCAGAGAGTTGGCTGAAGTCAGACTTCCCAGCGCGCTATATCTATGAGAAGCTGCTGCCGGAGGTCGTGGCCGAGATGTCACCGAGCACCTTCTACCATCCAGGGAGTCCTTGGGGAGATGGCAAAGTCACGGCAGATCCCACTGTAGGGGACATACATCAGTGGAACG TATGGCACGGCACGCAGGAGAAGTACCAGATTTTCGACAGCCTGGGCGGACGCTTCAACAGCGAGTTTGGCATGGAGGCATTCCCTCACCTGGTGACCATCGAGTCATTCATTGAGCACGAGGCCGACAAACATCCTCAATCTCATGTGATGGACTTCCACAACAAGGCCGATGGCCATGAGCGGCGCCTGGCGACATATCTGGTGGAGAATCTGCGTACGGCGACGGATCTCGAG ACCTATATATACTTGACACAGGTCGTACAGGCGGAGGCAATGATGTTCGGATATCGGGGCTGGCGGCAGCAATGGGGCGACGAGAGGCGTTGCGGCGGTGCCCTGCTATGGCAGATCAACGACTGCTGGCCGACCATCTCGTGGGCAATCGTCGACTATTATCTACGCCCAAAGCCAGCTTATTATGCCGTCAAACGGGTAATGAATTCTCTGGCAATCGGCGTCCGGCGCGAACACAACGACTGGAGCGTGGTGCACGCAcaacccaacaaccaaaGTCGATATGAACTGTGGATCGTCAGTGACAAGCAACAGGTAGTCCAGGGCGCTGTCGAATTGCGGTTCATATCGGTGGACTCTGGCAAGGACTTGCGTCCCCCGGTTGTTCGTGAGGATATCGCTATTGTTGCGAATGGCACAACCACCGTGATTGCGGACGGGCTGCTTGACCATCTGGCCGTGCCAGAGCCTCATGTTCTGGCGGCGCGTCTATGGGTAGACGACCGGGTCGTGGCCCGGGATGTTGACTGGCCGCAGCCGTTCAAATACTTGGACTTTGCTGACCGGGGTCTGGAGGTGACAGCAAAGGCTGGGGCAACGGACGAGGAGCAGATTCTTCAGATCAGCGCACGAAAGCCGGTGAAATGTCTCGTTTTCGAAGAGCGAGACGGTGTAAGGCTGAGCGACAATGCGATTGACCTCTATCCAGGCGACCAGCAGACGGTCACAGCGACAGGGCTCAGAGGCGATGCGTCGCCCTTGAAGTACCGTTATCTCGGTGACCACGTTTAG
- a CDS encoding uncharacterized protein (COG:G;~EggNog:ENOG410PISH;~InterPro:IPR020846,IPR005828,IPR036259;~PFAM:PF07690,PF00083;~TransMembrane:10 (i58-83o103-123i130-149o161-179i191-212o218-241i378-400o406-427i448-466o478-497i);~go_component: GO:0016021 - integral component of membrane [Evidence IEA];~go_function: GO:0022857 - transmembrane transporter activity [Evidence IEA];~go_process: GO:0055085 - transmembrane transport [Evidence IEA]) has translation MTEHTHTSPASEKVAMGDSSHQENAEGVRMEMLQESVGLDIARRTSPPQPWSPQMRKLYAAVTVAYLCSALNGFDGSLMGSLLPIQQFRDTFGSGLVGSQASLIQGMYTIGGVSALPFVGFVLDTWGRRMGMFVGSLAVIVGTILGGTANEMGQLLASRFFLGWGYSMAASAAPAYVVEMSHPAYRDIMTGLYNCQYFIGAIAAAGACRACLKYESSLAWRIPIWCQLISSGFVVLLVWLIPESPRWLYSHGHREKAWDVITNYHGEGSRENAYVVLQIREYEDAISLEGSDKRAWDFKALVNSKAGRWRLLCVGIASFLSQWSQAGVTTYYIGGLLESAGITDTTRVLDINLGNTVLSAGGAYLGSFFGPKIRRRPMMIGACISCGIFFAGLSASTGVYSSSQQTGAATGSIVIIFLIGFCYSFGWTPLQAMYSVECLAYETRAKGMAVYSVFTNIALLVNQFGIGNAMSEIGWHTYILLAGWNMVQAVFIYFFAVETNKRTLEELTEVFDAPNPRKKSTEPKAVLVSGRNEVVEVKDQEAI, from the exons ATGACAGAACACACGCATACCAGCCCAGCATCCGAGAAGGTCGCGATGGGCGACAGCAGCCACCAGGAAAACGCCGAGGGCGTGAGAATGGAGATGCTTCAGGAGTCTGTGGGCCTTGATATTGCGCGGCGGACCAGTCCCCCACAGCCGTGGAGCCCTCAGATGCGAAAGCTGTACGCGGCCGTGACTGTTGCATATCTTTGCTCCGCCCTAAACG GCTTTGATGGCTCGCTCATGGGCTCTCTGCTGCCCATCCAGCAGTTCAGAGACACTTTCGGATCCGGCTTGGTCGGTTCGCAGGCGTCCCTGATCCAGGGCATGTACACCATTGGTGGCGTCAGCGCGCTGCCCTTTGTCGGCTTCGTGCTGGACACCTGGGGTCGCCGGATGGGAATGTTCGTTGGATCTCTGGCTGTTATTGTTGGAACGATTCTTGGAGGGACTGCCAACGAAATGGGCCAGCTCCTAGCCAGCCGGTTTTTCCTTG GCTGGGGATACTCGATGGCAGCTTCAGCTGCACCCGCTTATGTGGTGGAGATGAGCCATCCTGCCTACCGCGACATCATGACCGGGTTGTACAACTGCCAATACTTTATCGGGGCTATCGCTGCCGCCGGTGCATGTCGCGCCTGTCTGAAGTACGAGTCCTCGCTCGCCTGGCGCATCCCGATCTGGTGTCAGTTAATCTCGTCCGGTTTCGTCGTTCTTCTCGTCTGGTTGATTCCAGAGTCTCCCCGTTGGCTATACAGCCACGGCCACCGCGAAAAGGCGTGGGATGTTATCACAAACTACCACGGGGAGGGATCTCGGGAAAATGCCTATGTCGTCCTACAGATCCGGGAGTACGAAGACGCAATCAGTCTTGAGGGCTCCGATAAACGTGCCTGGGATTTCAAGGCACTGGTCAACTCGAAGGCAGGTAGGTGGCGTCTGCTGTGCGTAGGCATCGCGTCCTTCCTCAGCCAGTGGTCGCAGGCTGGTGTCACCACATACTATATCGGAGGGCTCCTGGAGAGCGCCGGTATCACTGATACTACCAGAGTGTTGGACATCAATCTCGGAAACACCGTTCTTTCGGCCGGCGGTGCCTACCTAGGAAGCTTTTTTGGTCCCAAGATCCGCCGAAGGCCCATGATGATCGGTGCTTGTATTTCCTGTGGC ATCTTCTTTGCAGGTCTCTCCGCAAGCACTGGGGTTTACTCAAGCTCTCAACAAACAGGAGCTGCAACGGGCTCCATAGTCATTATCTTCCTGATTGGCTTTTGCTACAGCTTTGGCTGGACACCCCTGCAAGCCATGTATTCGGTCGAGTGCCTGGCGTACGAGACTCGCGCCAAAGGTATGGCGGTGTACTCCGTCTTCACTAATATCGCTTTGCTTGTCAATCAGTTCGGTATTGGAAACGCCATGAGCGAAATAGGGTGGCACACATACATCCTTCTCGCCGGCTGGAATATGGTCCAAGCCGTGTTCATTTACTTCTTTGCCGTCGAAACAAACAAGCGGACTCTTGAAGAGCTCACCGAGGTCTTTGACGCGCCCAATCcccggaagaagagcacAGAGCCGAAGGCGGTGCTAGTGTCTGGTAGAAATGAGGTCGTTGAAGTTAAAGATCAGGAGGCCATCTGA